Proteins from one Patescibacteria group bacterium genomic window:
- a CDS encoding class I SAM-dependent methyltransferase: MLIRKILKKIGILPKQARRYSQLYTIIDKIQPKKIMEIGTWNGKRAISMIEEAKKYHNKEEIHYYGFDLFEDLSNEEYERELSKKPPSKQIVNDAISHSGANIHLYQGNTMEVLPAVASELPKMDFVYIDGGHSLTTIESDWLNTIKVMDKNTVVVFDDYWVNREDGGCKPIVDKIDRTIFDVEILPITDKFNNSDFGKLVIRFAKVSFKK; the protein is encoded by the coding sequence ATGCTAATAAGAAAAATTTTAAAAAAGATTGGTATTTTACCAAAACAAGCTCGTCGTTATAGTCAGTTGTATACTATAATTGATAAAATTCAACCTAAAAAAATAATGGAGATAGGTACTTGGAACGGTAAGCGGGCTATTTCTATGATTGAAGAAGCCAAAAAATATCATAATAAGGAGGAAATCCATTATTATGGGTTTGATTTATTTGAAGATTTATCAAATGAAGAATATGAGCGCGAGTTATCAAAAAAACCGCCAAGTAAGCAGATAGTCAATGATGCTATTTCACATAGCGGAGCTAATATACATTTGTATCAAGGCAATACCATGGAAGTTTTGCCGGCCGTAGCTTCTGAATTACCTAAAATGGATTTTGTTTATATAGATGGTGGTCATAGTTTGACTACTATAGAAAGCGATTGGCTCAACACTATCAAAGTTATGGATAAAAATACCGTAGTGGTTTTTGATGATTACTGGGTCAATAGAGAAGACGGCGGTTGTAAGCCTATTGTGGACAAAATTGACAGAACAATTTTTGATGTAGAAATTTTACCTATTACAGATAAATTCAATAATTCTGATTTTGGTAAATTGGTAATCAGGTTTGCCAAAGTTAGTTTCAAAAAATAA
- a CDS encoding glycosyltransferase family 2 protein — protein MDKDRKISISVCNIVKNEEKQIGGFLSSLVNFADEIIIVDTGSTDNTLKIINSFMASHGNIKLYEYKLPGVFHYGKAKNYSISKATKDYIIILDTDERLSEDFKSKIRDYLLEHDNKVFRIKRVDESVTHLIDNPERILKNNCGILYCEQEKNRVHENLNYTGEEVEIFEEIVWHQQRWQHYIYRPQRIFPQLELQIERTPKTKSFFRHLIRGIWYFNYRFKKLYFKRKLYKDGKAGFKYAFIRAFDAFLIQFFVGLKPQDGQKYWKDESEK, from the coding sequence ATGGATAAAGATAGAAAAATCAGCATCTCAGTATGTAATATAGTCAAAAATGAGGAAAAACAAATTGGCGGTTTTTTATCATCTTTGGTTAATTTTGCTGATGAAATAATAATAGTGGATACCGGTTCTACAGATAATACTTTGAAGATAATCAATAGTTTTATGGCTAGTCATGGCAATATAAAATTATATGAGTACAAATTACCTGGCGTTTTTCATTATGGCAAAGCTAAAAACTATTCAATTAGCAAAGCGACTAAGGACTATATAATTATTTTAGATACCGATGAAAGATTATCTGAAGATTTCAAGTCTAAAATAAGAGACTATTTGTTGGAGCATGATAATAAAGTTTTTAGGATAAAAAGAGTTGATGAATCAGTGACGCATTTGATAGATAACCCGGAAAGAATATTAAAAAATAATTGTGGGATTTTGTATTGTGAACAGGAAAAAAATAGGGTGCATGAAAATTTGAATTACACGGGGGAGGAAGTAGAAATTTTTGAAGAAATAGTATGGCATCAACAAAGATGGCAACATTATATTTATCGTCCACAAAGAATTTTTCCTCAACTTGAATTGCAGATTGAGAGAACGCCAAAGACAAAAAGTTTTTTTAGACATCTGATTAGGGGTATATGGTATTTTAATTATAGATTCAAGAAACTCTACTTCAAAAGAAAATTATATAAAGATGGTAAGGCAGGTTTTAAATATGCCTTTATTAGAGCTTTTGATGCATTCTTGATACAATTTTTTGTCGGGCTAAAACCACAAGACGGGCAAAAATATTGGAAGGATGAATCAGAAAAATAA
- a CDS encoding class I SAM-dependent methyltransferase, with protein sequence MNKKKIANLLQKYFSNVWYYYLYYKAAKKIGYNNKQKNDAFARLLELSKDKKCLQIGVRRKKFSQNWVSVDLYDKSDCIDYNYDIHDLKFVDNTFDAVVCNAVLEHVENPQKAISELHRVLKPGGLIWVEVPFNQPYHGSPNDFWRVTLAGIRIWLSDFEEISAGYFSPTKSPIHNGVYFNGKK encoded by the coding sequence ATGAATAAGAAAAAAATAGCAAATCTCCTCCAGAAATATTTTTCCAATGTTTGGTATTACTATTTATATTATAAAGCGGCTAAAAAAATTGGTTATAATAATAAACAGAAAAATGATGCTTTTGCCAGGTTGCTGGAATTAAGCAAAGATAAAAAATGTCTGCAGATAGGTGTACGGCGTAAAAAATTCAGCCAAAATTGGGTAAGTGTTGATTTGTATGACAAGTCTGATTGTATAGATTATAATTATGATATACATGATTTAAAATTTGTTGACAATACTTTTGATGCAGTAGTCTGCAATGCAGTTCTAGAGCACGTAGAGAATCCCCAAAAAGCGATTAGTGAGTTACACAGAGTTTTGAAGCCGGGAGGTTTAATTTGGGTAGAAGTGCCTTTTAATCAGCCGTATCATGGATCGCCAAATGATTTTTGGCGCGTTACACTTGCTGGGATTCGTATTTGGCTTTCGGATTTTGAAGAAATATCCGCTGGATATTTTTCTCCGACCAAGAGCCCAATTCACAACGGAGTTTATTTTAATGGAAAGAAATAA
- a CDS encoding glycosyltransferase family 4 protein, giving the protein MKVTVITNNIDSFSGWGVYSLAIVNGLKNLGLDLRVITEKKNMRPLTGAFSFFYNIYKIKKMSSSSDVVHAFDGWPYAVYAYFAVLGTNKKFFINGVGTYSVAPMGSFVKRFFLTLAYKRAQKIFCISNYTKRRILEKIKLDNLEVILLGKPQITGTSEEIIGKYKIRYNLIEKNYPIFLTVGAVKKRKGQLYTLKAISKIIKQYPDFRYFILGSGQDKIYVDSIKQYIEEKNISDNVLFINNADEEELLFFYSIADIFLLNSINDKEHFEGFGLVFLEAASFGLPVIGSKGCGIEDALFDGYNGYLAEQKNSEDIYEKIIKILEGDIKKIGENSKEFASRFSWENTVKEYYRYYKANG; this is encoded by the coding sequence ATGAAAGTCACTGTTATTACCAATAATATAGATAGTTTCAGCGGCTGGGGAGTTTATTCTTTGGCTATTGTAAATGGTCTCAAAAATCTTGGTTTAGATCTACGGGTAATAACCGAGAAAAAAAATATGCGCCCGCTTACGGGGGCGTTTAGTTTTTTTTATAATATATATAAAATCAAAAAAATGTCGTCATCAAGTGACGTGGTGCATGCTTTTGACGGATGGCCATATGCGGTTTATGCTTATTTTGCAGTTTTAGGGACAAATAAAAAATTTTTTATAAATGGCGTTGGTACTTATTCAGTAGCACCTATGGGCAGTTTTGTAAAAAGATTTTTTTTAACTTTGGCTTATAAAAGAGCACAAAAGATTTTTTGTATTAGTAACTATACTAAAAGGAGAATTTTGGAAAAAATAAAGTTGGACAATTTAGAGGTAATACTTTTGGGCAAGCCGCAGATAACTGGAACGTCCGAAGAAATTATTGGCAAATACAAAATAAGATATAATTTAATAGAAAAGAATTACCCTATTTTTTTGACAGTAGGCGCCGTCAAAAAACGTAAAGGCCAATTGTATACTTTGAAGGCTATTTCAAAAATTATAAAGCAATACCCTGATTTCCGTTATTTTATTTTAGGATCAGGACAAGACAAAATTTATGTTGATTCAATAAAGCAATATATTGAAGAGAAAAACATATCAGATAATGTTTTATTTATTAATAATGCCGATGAGGAAGAGTTACTATTTTTTTATTCCATAGCTGACATATTTTTGTTAAATTCTATAAATGACAAGGAACATTTTGAAGGATTTGGTTTGGTTTTTTTGGAAGCGGCTAGTTTTGGTTTACCGGTTATTGGGAGCAAAGGTTGCGGAATCGAGGATGCTTTGTTTGATGGTTATAATGGATATTTGGCAGAGCAGAAAAATAGTGAGGATATTTATGAAAAAATAATAAAAATATTGGAAGGGGATATAAAAAAAATTGGTGAAAACTCCAAGGAGTTTGCTTCCAGATTTTCCTGGGAAAATACAGTAAAGGAATATTATAGATATTATAAAGCAAATGGATAA
- a CDS encoding cupin domain-containing protein: MIKEIQHIDKPWGYEEILETNDKYTVKRLMMKNSHQCSYQYHEHKLETIVALSGKLVIIYEDKEVILNPGEVATIEPFEKHRMAAREGDALYLECSTSELDDVVRVEDDYGRS; this comes from the coding sequence ATGATAAAAGAGATACAACACATTGACAAGCCTTGGGGTTATGAAGAAATATTAGAGACCAATGATAAATATACTGTCAAAAGATTAATGATGAAAAATAGTCATCAATGCTCATATCAGTATCACGAACATAAACTTGAAACCATAGTAGCTTTGTCTGGCAAATTAGTTATTATTTATGAAGATAAGGAAGTAATCTTAAATCCGGGAGAAGTTGCTACCATTGAGCCGTTTGAAAAACACCGTATGGCCGCTCGCGAAGGAGATGCTCTTTATTTGGAGTGTTCTACTTCGGAGTTGGATGACGTAGTGAGAGTAGAGGACGATTATGGCCGCAGTTAA
- a CDS encoding glycosyltransferase, which yields MSESKDFFYIANVRLPSERANSLQIAKMCESFAKAGANVCLVAPKRKNNINEDVFSYHKVKNNFKIIYLPSIDLVGKVPKLGFWLQSLTFSISVRKYLKKKYKGSVIYTRDEYLLPFLQRLNCRIFWEAHALPKNIKFYLKYLSKCEKIFVLTKTIKNRLISLGINSTDIYVSPDAVDLSIFDILFSKDKAREKFKLPQDKIILGYTGSLTTKDMDKGVSCILRALSYLPHEILFLAVGGNGEDIKKYKQKTADLVIDERVIFLPKVSQYDLAIYQKAFDILLMSFPNKEHFAYYMSPLKMFEYMSAKRPIITSDLPSIREVLTEKSAIFFRPDDPKDLAEKVSMILCNSKLAEEISERAYLDVQNYSWDKRAKKILEVINF from the coding sequence ATGTCCGAGAGTAAAGATTTTTTTTATATTGCCAATGTCCGTTTACCTAGTGAACGGGCAAATAGTTTGCAAATTGCCAAGATGTGTGAATCTTTTGCCAAGGCAGGAGCGAATGTATGCCTTGTGGCTCCCAAAAGAAAAAATAACATAAATGAAGACGTTTTCTCTTATCACAAAGTAAAAAATAATTTTAAAATTATTTATTTACCTAGCATAGATTTGGTTGGTAAGGTTCCCAAGCTTGGTTTTTGGCTACAGAGTTTGACATTTTCCATATCGGTCAGAAAGTATCTTAAAAAAAAATATAAAGGATCAGTTATATATACACGCGATGAATATTTGCTTCCTTTTTTGCAAAGATTGAACTGTAGAATTTTTTGGGAGGCACATGCCTTGCCCAAAAATATAAAATTTTACCTTAAATACTTGAGTAAGTGTGAAAAAATTTTTGTTTTGACAAAAACAATAAAAAATAGATTGATTAGTTTGGGCATTAATTCTACAGATATTTATGTCTCTCCTGACGCGGTGGATTTGTCTATTTTTGATATTCTTTTTTCCAAAGATAAGGCTAGAGAAAAATTTAAGTTGCCCCAAGATAAAATTATTTTAGGATATACAGGCAGTCTCACTACCAAAGATATGGATAAAGGTGTTTCGTGCATTCTTAGAGCGTTGTCTTATCTGCCACACGAAATTTTGTTTTTAGCAGTCGGAGGAAATGGAGAAGATATAAAAAAATATAAACAAAAGACAGCGGACTTAGTTATAGATGAAAGGGTAATTTTTTTACCCAAAGTAAGTCAGTATGATTTAGCTATTTATCAAAAGGCTTTTGATATATTACTTATGTCCTTCCCTAATAAGGAACATTTTGCTTATTATATGTCTCCACTAAAAATGTTTGAGTACATGAGTGCTAAGCGTCCCATAATCACTTCTGATTTGCCTTCAATAAGAGAAGTATTGACCGAAAAAAGCGCCATTTTTTTTAGACCGGACGACCCAAAAGATTTGGCTGAAAAAGTCAGTATGATATTGTGTAATAGCAAATTAGCTGAAGAAATATCGGAGCGGGCTTATCTTGATGTACAAAATTATAGCTGGGATAAAAGGGCAAAGAAAATTTTGGAAGTTATTAATTTTTAG
- a CDS encoding GDP-mannose 4,6-dehydratase, giving the protein MKKALITGITGQDGAYLAKFLLSKDYKVYGLIRRIVNRDFSNLVYLGIDKDIDYIDGDLTDEASLIHAIKTIRPDEVYHLAAQSFVGTSWDQPIVTSEINAIGTLKLLDAIKHHHPSAKFYHAATSEMFGNSNFDGIQTEDTPFHPRSPYAISKLFAYWMTVNYRESFSMFCVNGILFNHESPIRGKEFVSRKITDGVARIKLGLANDIKLGNLDSKRDWGFAGDYVEAMWLMMQQDEADNYIISTGQTHSIRDFLDIAFKCVGINNWQPYVKIDPRFKRPAELFTLQGQNSKAREKLSWKPKVNFEELVKMMVEADLERLGKK; this is encoded by the coding sequence ATGAAAAAAGCGTTGATTACCGGAATTACCGGTCAGGATGGGGCCTACCTAGCAAAATTTTTATTGTCCAAAGATTATAAAGTCTATGGTTTAATTAGGAGGATTGTCAATCGTGATTTTTCCAATTTGGTTTATTTGGGCATTGATAAAGACATTGACTATATTGACGGCGACCTCACCGATGAAGCGTCGCTTATTCACGCTATTAAAACAATCAGACCGGATGAAGTTTATCATTTGGCCGCTCAATCTTTTGTTGGCACTTCTTGGGATCAGCCAATTGTGACCTCAGAAATAAATGCTATTGGCACTTTAAAATTATTGGATGCCATTAAACATCATCATCCTTCGGCCAAGTTTTATCACGCCGCTACCAGTGAAATGTTTGGCAACAGCAATTTTGACGGCATTCAAACTGAAGACACACCATTTCACCCGCGCAGTCCTTATGCCATTTCCAAACTTTTTGCTTATTGGATGACGGTAAATTATAGGGAAAGTTTTAGTATGTTTTGCGTCAATGGCATTTTGTTCAATCATGAATCGCCCATTAGAGGCAAGGAGTTTGTTTCTAGAAAAATTACCGACGGAGTAGCCCGCATCAAGCTGGGCTTGGCAAATGATATTAAGTTAGGCAATTTAGATAGTAAAAGAGATTGGGGCTTTGCTGGCGATTATGTAGAAGCAATGTGGTTGATGATGCAGCAGGATGAGGCCGATAATTATATAATCTCTACCGGTCAAACGCACAGCATTAGAGATTTTTTGGATATTGCTTTTAAATGTGTTGGCATTAATAATTGGCAGCCATATGTGAAGATAGATCCCCGCTTTAAAAGGCCAGCTGAGCTTTTTACTCTGCAAGGTCAAAATAGTAAAGCTAGGGAAAAATTGAGTTGGAAACCAAAAGTGAATTTTGAGGAATTGGTCAAAATGATGGTTGAAGCTGATCTTGAGAGGCTAGGTAAAAAATAA